One Candidatus Sulfurimonas baltica DNA segment encodes these proteins:
- a CDS encoding YaeQ family protein yields the protein MAAKATIYKAALNIADMDRNYYAEHNFTLAKHPSENDLRLMVRLSAFVFNADESLVFCKGISQDDEPDLWQRSLDGEIKLWIDLGQPDEKRIKKACGRSEKVILYTYQDGAALAWWKQAEKALKRFKNLSVIYLSIDGDIEQLVERTISLQCNMSDGELSLIGEESSVTIRQERWKEA from the coding sequence ATGGCTGCAAAAGCTACTATTTACAAGGCTGCGCTTAACATCGCCGATATGGACCGTAATTATTACGCAGAGCATAACTTTACACTCGCTAAACACCCGTCGGAAAATGACTTGCGTCTAATGGTAAGATTGAGTGCCTTTGTTTTTAATGCTGATGAGAGCTTGGTGTTTTGTAAGGGGATTTCGCAGGATGATGAGCCTGATTTGTGGCAGAGGTCTTTAGACGGTGAGATAAAGTTATGGATAGATTTAGGTCAGCCTGATGAGAAACGTATTAAAAAAGCTTGCGGACGCTCAGAGAAGGTTATACTGTATACATATCAAGACGGTGCCGCATTAGCATGGTGGAAACAGGCAGAAAAAGCCCTTAAGCGTTTTAAAAACCTCTCCGTTATTTATCTTAGCATTGATGGGGATATAGAGCAGTTGGTTGAGAGGACAATCTCTTTGCAGTGCAATATGAGTGACGGCGAACTTAGCCTTATAGGCGAAGAGAGCAGTGTAACAATCAGACAAGAGAGATGGAAGGAAGCCTAG
- the bamE gene encoding outer membrane protein assembly factor BamE domain-containing protein, which produces MRNIVNKIGLIWIFVIATSVLSVGGCARIGTDFKTQNVQEIKIGETTQEQIVAMFGKPWRQGVMDGVTQWTYGRYTYRLIGETDTKDLVVKFDNSGRVSSYTFNTTDVK; this is translated from the coding sequence ATGAGAAACATAGTTAATAAGATTGGGTTGATTTGGATATTTGTTATAGCAACGTCTGTTTTAAGTGTTGGAGGTTGCGCAAGAATTGGAACTGATTTTAAGACTCAAAATGTTCAAGAAATAAAAATTGGTGAAACTACGCAAGAGCAGATTGTTGCAATGTTTGGAAAGCCTTGGCGTCAAGGTGTGATGGATGGTGTAACTCAGTGGACTTATGGCCGTTATACTTATCGTCTTATAGGTGAAACAGATACTAAAGACTTGGTTGTCAAGTTTGACAATAGCGGACGGGTAAGTTCTTATACTTTCAACACTACAGATGTGAAATAA
- a CDS encoding aldehyde dehydrogenase family protein, producing the protein MEVLPHIALTPFRTQNRNDEIFIPESDLQNYTFKNESDTDFSLPQNIKWAEAISDKWKNISQNGGFNASAVVGGEDVLSEEKIEVKDKSQYHEKVIVGTYSTASQSDLQKAVLIAKADVDGWGKLSTTEVQKVLMDAAHEFKKSRADLIGVAAAEVGKVFSETDVEVSEAIDFLNFYPYSAKKLKALDGVTAVGKGVGLVVSPWNFPIAIPAGGIAAALAAGNTVIIKPSSDAVLCAYRLCQCFWDAGVSKNTLQFVPCSGEAAGEHLVTNSDIDFVIFTGGETTAKQIIKSRPDIHLSAETGGKRCDYCHRIGRS; encoded by the coding sequence ATAGAAGTTCTTCCACATATCGCACTTACCCCTTTTAGAACTCAAAATAGAAATGATGAAATTTTTATACCTGAGTCAGACCTGCAAAACTATACTTTTAAAAATGAGAGTGATACAGATTTTTCATTACCGCAAAATATAAAATGGGCAGAAGCTATCAGTGATAAATGGAAAAATATCTCACAAAACGGCGGCTTCAATGCGTCCGCTGTTGTCGGCGGAGAAGATGTACTCTCAGAAGAGAAGATAGAAGTAAAAGACAAGTCCCAGTACCACGAAAAAGTTATTGTCGGAACTTATTCAACAGCATCCCAAAGTGACTTACAAAAGGCTGTTCTCATTGCAAAAGCTGATGTTGACGGCTGGGGCAAACTTAGTACAACAGAGGTACAAAAAGTTTTAATGGATGCGGCACATGAGTTTAAAAAAAGCAGGGCTGACCTTATCGGCGTTGCAGCGGCGGAAGTTGGTAAGGTCTTTTCCGAAACTGATGTTGAGGTTTCAGAGGCTATAGATTTTTTAAACTTTTACCCATACAGTGCCAAAAAACTCAAGGCTCTTGATGGAGTGACAGCAGTCGGCAAAGGTGTCGGTCTTGTTGTAAGTCCTTGGAACTTCCCTATTGCTATCCCTGCTGGTGGTATAGCCGCAGCATTGGCAGCAGGTAACACAGTTATAATAAAACCATCTTCTGATGCCGTTCTTTGTGCATACAGACTTTGTCAATGTTTCTGGGACGCTGGTGTGAGCAAAAACACTTTACAGTTTGTTCCATGCAGCGGCGAGGCGGCAGGTGAGCATCTTGTAACAAACAGTGATATAGATTTTGTGATTTTTACAGGTGGAGAGACAACGGCAAAACAGATTATAAAAAGTCGTCCAGATATTCATCTGAGTGCTGAGACGGGGGGGAAAAGATGCGACTATTGTCACCGCATTGGCAGATCGTGA